The genomic DNA CGATTCTCTCTTTTCTGAGATTTCTTTCTTTATTTTCCATCGTTGAATTACTTCTGATTTTCGTTTAATTCTCTTTCGCGAAGAATTGTATTCAAACGTGCGATCGTTGCTTTAGCTTCCCTTAATCTGTTAGGGTTTTCAAGCGGCGATACAGCATGATTCAATCTTAGGCGAACAAGATTTTCTTTTTCAATCTGCAGACGCTCAACGATTTCGTTGTTCGTCATTTCTTTGATTTCACTTACTTTCATGATTCACCTAATTTTATTCTTCAACATAATCACGTCTAACCATAAATTTTGTTTTTACCGGTAGTTTCTGAGCGGCAAGTCTTAAAGCTTCTTTTGCTGTTTCCAACGAAACGCCTTCTGCTTCAATAATAATACGACCCGGAGCTATCGGAGCAACAAATCCTTCAGGAGCACCTTTACCTTTACCCATCCTTACTTCGGCTGGCTTTTTGGTAATCGGTTTATCGGGGAATACGCGTATCCAAATTTGTCCTCGACGTTGCATATAACGTGTTACCGCAACCCTGGCAGCTTCAATCTGCCTACCGGTAAGCCACGATTCTTCCAACGACTTTATTCCAAATGAACCGAATGCTAATTGGTTTCCGCGTTGAGCGTTACCTTTCATTCGACCCTTCTGTACTCTTCTAAATTTTACTTTTCTTGGCTGTAACATCCTTTTTTTAGATTGTGAGTGTTAAACCACTATTTTCTACGACGGTTACGGTTTGCACCACCACCTCTGTTTCCACCCGGACGTCCAGACTTTTGTCCAACGTTAGGCGAAAGGTCGCGATTTCCGTATACCATACCTTTACAAATCCAAACTTTAATTCCAATAAGTCCGGTTTTTGTTAATGCTTCTGCCAATGCGTAATCAATATCTGCACGCAAAGTATGAAGCGGAGTACGGCCGTCTTTATACATTTCAGAACGAGCCATTTCTGCTCCGTTTAACCTACCGGAAACCAATACTTTGATTCCTTCGGCTCCCATTCTCATGGTTGAAGCAATGGCCATTTTAACCGCCCTACGGTAAGCAATCTTACCCTCTAGCTGACGTGCAATGTTATTTGCAACGATCTTAGCATCAAGTTCCGGACGTTTGATCTCGAAAATGTTGATTTGAACCTCTTTTTTGGTAATCTTTTTTAATTCTTCTTTCAGTTTGTCAACTTCCTGACCGCCTTTACCAATAATAATACCAGGGCGAGAAGTATGAACGGTGATGGTGATCAGCTTCAAGGTACGTTCAATAACGATTCTTGAAATGCTGGCTTTGGCCAAACGAGCATTCAGGTATTTCCTGATCTTTTGGTCTTCAACCAGTTTGTCGCCGTAATTATCACCACCGAACCAGTTTGAATCCCATCCTTTGATGAATCCCAAACGATTTGCTATCGGATTTACTTTTTGTCCCATGAATATTAATTAAGGTTTTCTTCAACAACACTTTCTTTACTATCTACGTAAATAGTCACGTGATTCGAGCGTTTTCTGATACGGTGTGCGCGACCCTGGGGAGCCGGGCGTAAACGTTTCAAAATACGACCTGAATCTACCATGATTTGTGATACGTAAAGTTCACTTTCTTCTAAACGAACTCCTTCGTTTTTAGCCTGCCAATTGGCAACGGCTGAAAGCAGAAGTTTCTCTACCCTGCGTGATGCTTCTTTTGAAGAAAACTTCAATACATCTAAGGCTTTATTAACCTCCATTCCGCGGATCATATCGGCTACAAGCCTCATTTTCCTTGGAGATGTAGGGCAGTTGCGTAAAACAGCAAAATATTGTTGTTTTTTCTCTTCTTTTCTTTTCTCAGCTGCTAGTCTTTTTCTGGCACCCATTGTACTTACTTTTTAAATATTAATGCCTATCTTTTCTTATTACCAGCATGCCCCCTGAATGTACGGGTTGGAGCAAATTCGCCCAAACGGTGTCCCACCATATTTTCGGTGACATATACCGGGATGAATTTGTTTCCATTATGTACTGCAATAGTGTGTCCGACAAAATCAGGAGAAATTACTGATGCTCTGGCCCAGGTTTTCACAACCGATTTTTTGTTCGATTCATTCATAGATAAAACTTTACGTTCTAACTTGAAATCGATAAATGGGCCTTTTTTTAATGAACGACTCATAATTTATTCCTCTTTACTATTTTTTCCTACGTTCTACAATATACTTGTTGGAAGCTTTTTTCTTCGAACGGGTTTTATAACCTTTCGCAAGCAAACCTTTACGAGATCTTGGGTGTCCTCCTGAGTTTCGGCCTTCACCACCACCCATTGGGTGATCGACAGGGTTCATTACAACACCACGAACACGAGGTCTTCTTCCTAACCAACGAGAGCGACCGGCTTTACCCGATTTCTCGATGTTATGTTCTGTATTTCCAACCGTACCTACTGTAGCCCTGCAGGACGTAAGTACCATACGAGATTCGCCTGATGGCAATTTTAAAATTGCATATTTGCCATCACGTGAGGTCAATTGTGCGTATGCACCTGCACTACGCGCCATAACTCCTCCCTGTCCGGGATGAAGTTCAATGTTATGAACCAAAGTACCAAGAGGTATTTCAGCCAGGGGAAGACAATTCCCAATTTCAGGTTCGATTCCGGTACCGCTCTTTACAGTTTGGCCAACTTGCAACCCGTTAGGCGCAATCATGTAACGTTTTTCACCGTCTTCGTATTTCAGAAGCGCGATGCGAGCAGTACGGTTTGGATCGTACTGAATTGAATCGACAACAGCTGCAACACCGTCTTTATCGCGCATAAAGTCGATAATACGGTATTTGCGTTTATGTCCCCCGCCTATATACCTCATTGTCATTCGTCCCTGGTTATTACGACCACCGGACTTTTTAATGGGCTCTAACAATGATTTTTCAGGCGTAGATGCAGTAATGGTATCAAAAGCGCCAATTACTTTGTGCCTTTGACCCGGAGTTACTGGTTTCAGTTTTCTTACTGCCATAATACTTATTAATTATATACTATTATATATTACTATAAAAGTCAATACTATCTCCTTCAACCAAAGTAACAATAGCCTTTTTGTAGGCTGCTGTTTTACCGGTAATAATACCACCTTTGGTATATCTTGATTTTACTTTACCACCATAAACCATGGTGTTAACGTTCTCAACCGAAACGTTATAAAGATCTTCAACCGCTTTTTTAATCTCAGGTTTACTTGCATTGCGAGCTACCACAAAACCGTAACGGTTAAAACGTTCCGACTGGTCGGTCATTTTTTCTGTAACTAATGGTTTTACTAAAATTTCCATCTTTTTTTATCCGTTAAAGTTTAAATGCTTCTTCAATTTTCGCAACAGATCCCTCACAAAGCACAATGGCTTTTGCGTTCAAAATCTGATAAGTACTTAACTCTGAAGCAATTACAACCGATACGTCTTGCAAATTTCGCGACGACAAATATATGTTATTATTTTCAGTTGGTAAAACGAAAAGTGCCTTTTTTTCAGCAATTTGCAGATTGTTCTGCAATGCTACCATCTCTTTTGTTTTTGGAGCTTCAAAATTGAAGTCTTCAACAATAACGATGCTCTTTTCGCTTGCTTTGTAAGTTAAAGCTGATTTACGGGCCAATTGCTTCACTTTTTTGTTCAGCTTGAAACCGTAGTTACGCGGACGTGGGCCAAAAATAGTACCACCACCACGGAAGACTGGCGACTTGATGCTACCTGCACGCGCTGTACCTGTACCTTTTTGTCTTTTAATCTTCTTGGTGCTACCTGCAATCTCACCACGTTCTTTACTTTTGCTTGTTCCCTGGCGTTGGTTAGCCAAATATTGCTTTACATCCAAATAAATGGCGTGGTCGCTGGGCTCAATACCGAAAATCTGGTCGTTTAAAGTGACTTTCTTTCCGGTTTCTTTTCCTTCTATATTCAGTACACTTAGTTCCATTGTTTTCTAATAATTAAGTATGAACCTTTGGCTCCAGGTACCGAACCTTTTACCACTAATACATTCTTCTCAGGAATAATTTTTACTACCTCAAGGTTTTCAATAGTAACTGTTTTTCCACCGTCTCTACCAGCCATACGCATACCTTTAAATACGCGTGAAGGCCATGAAGATGCACCGATAGAACCAGGAGCTCTCAGCCTGTTGTGCTGACCGTGTGTAGCATCGTTAACACCACGGAAATTGTGACGTTTTACTACCCCCTGAAAACCTTTACCTTTTGAAACTCCAACAATATCAACGTAATCTTTTTCATTGAAAATGCTTACATCGATTTCTTGTCCGAGTTCAAACTCTTCCTGATAGGTGTTATGAAACTCTACTACTTTGCGCTTTGGTGAAACACCAGCCTTTTTAAAGTGGCCAACTTCAGCTTTAGTGGCGTGCTTGTCTTTTTTCTCGCCATAAGCTAACTGAAGCGCTTCGTAGCCGTCGGTCTCTGCCGTTTTCACTTGTGTAACTACACAAGGTCCGGCCTCAATCACAGTGCATGGGATATTTTTCCCCTCAACACTGAATACGGATGTCATTCCGATTTTTTTTCCAATAATACCAGCCATTTTTTTCGACTACTTTAAATTATCAAACTTTAATTTCTACTTCAACGCCACTTGGAAGCTCAAGCTTCATTAGTGCGTCGATTGTTTTAGCGGTTGAGCTGTAAATGTCGATCAAACGTTTGTAAGATGACAACTGAAATTGCTCCCTCGATTTTTTATTTACGAAGGTCGAACGTAAAACTGTGAAAACTCTTCGGTGAGTAGGAAGTGGAATAGGACCACTTACTACAGCACCAGTAGTTTTTACTGTTTTAACGATTTTCTCAGCCGACTTGTCTACCAAGTTGTGATCGTACGATTTAAGCTTAATCCTGATCTTTTGACTCATAAGAGAAAATTGTTATAAATTATTTTAATAAATCAACTTTTCCATTACAATCTGCCAATACTTTCTCAGCAAGGCTACGTGGAACTTCTGCATAATGGCTAAATTCCATTGATGAAGTAGCACGACCCGAAGAAAGTGTACGCAATACTGTTACGTAACCAAATTGTTCTGACAGTGGAACTTTAGCTTCGATTACTTTTGCGTTACCCTTGCTATCCATGCTTGCAACTTCGCCACGACGACGGTTGAGGTCGGCAATAATATCACCCATGTACTCTTCAGGAGTAACAACTTCAACTTTCATAATTGGCTCAAGAAGCGCAGGTTTTGCTTTTGATGTAGCACTTTTAAATGCCTGACGAGCACAAATCTCGAACGATAACTGGTCTGAATCCACAGGGTGGAACGAACCGTCGAGTAATGTTACTTTCAAGCTGTCGACAGGGAAACCTGCCAACGGACCATTCGACAATGCATCTTTGAAACCTTTTTCAACCGAAGGAATAAATTCGCGTGGAATACGACCACCTTTTACAGCGTCGATAAATTCCAATCCTACTTTTCCTTCTTCTGCAGGTTCAACTTTAACAATAATATCGGCGAATTTACCACGACCACCGGTCTGCTTCTTGAATACTTCACGAAGTTCAACGTCCTGAGTAATCGCTTCTTTGTAGGCAACCTGAGGAGCTCCCTGGTTACATTCAACTTTGAATTCGCGTTTCAAACGGTCAACCAGAATTTCGAGGTGAAGCTCACCCATACCACGAATTACAGTCTGACCTGAATCCTCGTCGGTATTAACAACGAATGTAGGATCTTCCTCTGCCAGTTTTGCTAATCCGTTTCCGAGTTTGTCAACGTCTTTTTGCGACTTAGGCTCAATAGCAATTCCAATTACCGGCTCTGGGAAGTCCATGCTTTCCAGCTCAACTGGGTTTTTAAGATCGCCAAGTGTATCACCTGTACGAATATCTTTAAAACCTACTGCAGCACAAATATCTCCAGCAGAGATAGAGTCTTTTGGATTTTGCTTGTTAGAGTGCATCTGGTACAAACGCGAGATACGCTCTTTTTTACCGGTACGCGAATTGTATACAGTGTCACCAGCATTCAGTGTACCTGAGTACACACGAATGAATGCCAAACGGCCCACAAATGGGTCGGTAGCAATTTTAAATGCTAATGCAGCCAAGGGCTCATCAGCATCCGGATGACGTACAACTTCTTTGTCGGTTAACGGGTTTTTACCAGCAATTTCCTCTTTATCAAGTGGAGAAGGTAAGAACTCGCAAACAGCATCCAGCAAACGCTGAACACCTTTATTTTTAAATGCTGATCCACACATCATTGGAATGATTACTCCTTCCAAAGTTGCTTTACGGACAACAGCTAACATCTCTTCTTTCGTAATTGAATCAGGATCTTCGAAATAACGCTCTAAAATTGCGTCATCAACTTCTGCTACTGCTTCAACTAAGTTTTCTTTCCACTCTTCAGCTTGTTCAACTAAATCAGCAGGAATTTCGTCAAGAACATACTTGGTTCCCATTGCTGCATCGTCTTCCCAACGGATTGCTTTCATTTCTACAAGGTCGATCACCCCTTCGAAACTTTCTTCAGAACCAATAGGAATTTGCATAGGTACAGGGTTGGCGCCTAATTTTTCTTTAATC from uncultured Draconibacterium sp. includes the following:
- the rpmC gene encoding 50S ribosomal protein L29, coding for MKVSEIKEMTNNEIVERLQIEKENLVRLRLNHAVSPLENPNRLREAKATIARLNTILRERELNENQK
- the rplP gene encoding 50S ribosomal protein L16, with translation MLQPRKVKFRRVQKGRMKGNAQRGNQLAFGSFGIKSLEESWLTGRQIEAARVAVTRYMQRRGQIWIRVFPDKPITKKPAEVRMGKGKGAPEGFVAPIAPGRIIIEAEGVSLETAKEALRLAAQKLPVKTKFMVRRDYVEE
- the rpsC gene encoding 30S ribosomal protein S3, with amino-acid sequence MGQKVNPIANRLGFIKGWDSNWFGGDNYGDKLVEDQKIRKYLNARLAKASISRIVIERTLKLITITVHTSRPGIIIGKGGQEVDKLKEELKKITKKEVQINIFEIKRPELDAKIVANNIARQLEGKIAYRRAVKMAIASTMRMGAEGIKVLVSGRLNGAEMARSEMYKDGRTPLHTLRADIDYALAEALTKTGLIGIKVWICKGMVYGNRDLSPNVGQKSGRPGGNRGGGANRNRRRK
- the rplV gene encoding 50S ribosomal protein L22, translated to MGARKRLAAEKRKEEKKQQYFAVLRNCPTSPRKMRLVADMIRGMEVNKALDVLKFSSKEASRRVEKLLLSAVANWQAKNEGVRLEESELYVSQIMVDSGRILKRLRPAPQGRAHRIRKRSNHVTIYVDSKESVVEENLN
- the rpsS gene encoding 30S ribosomal protein S19; this translates as MSRSLKKGPFIDFKLERKVLSMNESNKKSVVKTWARASVISPDFVGHTIAVHNGNKFIPVYVTENMVGHRLGEFAPTRTFRGHAGNKKR
- the rplB gene encoding 50S ribosomal protein L2 → MAVRKLKPVTPGQRHKVIGAFDTITASTPEKSLLEPIKKSGGRNNQGRMTMRYIGGGHKRKYRIIDFMRDKDGVAAVVDSIQYDPNRTARIALLKYEDGEKRYMIAPNGLQVGQTVKSGTGIEPEIGNCLPLAEIPLGTLVHNIELHPGQGGVMARSAGAYAQLTSRDGKYAILKLPSGESRMVLTSCRATVGTVGNTEHNIEKSGKAGRSRWLGRRPRVRGVVMNPVDHPMGGGEGRNSGGHPRSRKGLLAKGYKTRSKKKASNKYIVERRKK
- the rplW gene encoding 50S ribosomal protein L23 yields the protein MEILVKPLVTEKMTDQSERFNRYGFVVARNASKPEIKKAVEDLYNVSVENVNTMVYGGKVKSRYTKGGIITGKTAAYKKAIVTLVEGDSIDFYSNI
- the rplD gene encoding 50S ribosomal protein L4; protein product: MELSVLNIEGKETGKKVTLNDQIFGIEPSDHAIYLDVKQYLANQRQGTSKSKERGEIAGSTKKIKRQKGTGTARAGSIKSPVFRGGGTIFGPRPRNYGFKLNKKVKQLARKSALTYKASEKSIVIVEDFNFEAPKTKEMVALQNNLQIAEKKALFVLPTENNNIYLSSRNLQDVSVVIASELSTYQILNAKAIVLCEGSVAKIEEAFKL
- the rplC gene encoding 50S ribosomal protein L3 → MAGIIGKKIGMTSVFSVEGKNIPCTVIEAGPCVVTQVKTAETDGYEALQLAYGEKKDKHATKAEVGHFKKAGVSPKRKVVEFHNTYQEEFELGQEIDVSIFNEKDYVDIVGVSKGKGFQGVVKRHNFRGVNDATHGQHNRLRAPGSIGASSWPSRVFKGMRMAGRDGGKTVTIENLEVVKIIPEKNVLVVKGSVPGAKGSYLIIRKQWN
- the rpsJ gene encoding 30S ribosomal protein S10, whose protein sequence is MSQKIRIKLKSYDHNLVDKSAEKIVKTVKTTGAVVSGPIPLPTHRRVFTVLRSTFVNKKSREQFQLSSYKRLIDIYSSTAKTIDALMKLELPSGVEVEIKV
- the fusA gene encoding elongation factor G translates to MAKQDLKYTRNIGIMAHIDAGKTTVTERILYYTGLTHRIGEVHDGAATMDWMEQEQERGITITSAATTTFWKHNDIEHKINIIDTPGHVDFTVEVERSLRILDGTVALFCAVGGVEAQSETVWRQAEKYGVPRIAFVNKMDRQGADFFNVYNEIKEKLGANPVPMQIPIGSEESFEGVIDLVEMKAIRWEDDAAMGTKYVLDEIPADLVEQAEEWKENLVEAVAEVDDAILERYFEDPDSITKEEMLAVVRKATLEGVIIPMMCGSAFKNKGVQRLLDAVCEFLPSPLDKEEIAGKNPLTDKEVVRHPDADEPLAALAFKIATDPFVGRLAFIRVYSGTLNAGDTVYNSRTGKKERISRLYQMHSNKQNPKDSISAGDICAAVGFKDIRTGDTLGDLKNPVELESMDFPEPVIGIAIEPKSQKDVDKLGNGLAKLAEEDPTFVVNTDEDSGQTVIRGMGELHLEILVDRLKREFKVECNQGAPQVAYKEAITQDVELREVFKKQTGGRGKFADIIVKVEPAEEGKVGLEFIDAVKGGRIPREFIPSVEKGFKDALSNGPLAGFPVDSLKVTLLDGSFHPVDSDQLSFEICARQAFKSATSKAKPALLEPIMKVEVVTPEEYMGDIIADLNRRRGEVASMDSKGNAKVIEAKVPLSEQFGYVTVLRTLSSGRATSSMEFSHYAEVPRSLAEKVLADCNGKVDLLK